The following coding sequences lie in one Tichowtungia aerotolerans genomic window:
- a CDS encoding glycosyltransferase has product MKTIVCYDDNPDYGGHQVMACLAIEAMARQKNIRLVFFSNPENSRLNQRLSKIQSGTKLELRSTPFHTQKLQGLKNRFSQKNIHALRTLLEAEHPDLVLCIQGEIEDASLALCAGRRMKAPCISYIPIPHRMTLMGAKLGTLRDQINSYLFRRPDGWITISKSMKSLLEERGTKRPVKVVHNGIDTSHFRPLSKQAARTALGLPENKTLIGTIGRIEFKQKQQDFLSRTFSNHWKNREDMHLVFTGDGPDEMRLKALVKELGIQKKTSFLPWQEESALVYAALDFLIIPSRFEGVPLVMLEALACGTPVLASARDGMKDLLPSSWTFETENGDALASTFEYACRAWKNDIDVLQKKIKSEYTIGAFQENFRNVLLSFLR; this is encoded by the coding sequence ATGAAAACCATTGTTTGCTATGATGACAATCCGGACTATGGAGGCCATCAGGTAATGGCCTGCCTCGCCATTGAAGCCATGGCGCGTCAAAAGAACATTCGGCTGGTATTTTTCAGCAATCCGGAAAACTCCCGTTTAAACCAGCGGCTTTCCAAGATTCAATCCGGCACAAAGCTGGAACTGCGCAGCACCCCCTTTCATACGCAAAAACTGCAGGGACTGAAAAACCGCTTTTCTCAAAAAAACATCCACGCTCTCCGCACACTGCTGGAAGCTGAACATCCGGACCTGGTGCTGTGCATTCAGGGCGAAATCGAAGATGCGTCTCTTGCTCTGTGCGCAGGACGGCGCATGAAAGCTCCATGCATCAGTTATATTCCGATTCCACACCGCATGACACTGATGGGGGCTAAGCTCGGAACGCTGCGTGACCAGATCAACAGCTATCTTTTCCGCCGTCCCGATGGATGGATCACCATCAGTAAATCCATGAAAAGCCTGCTTGAGGAACGGGGAACCAAACGGCCGGTAAAAGTCGTCCACAACGGCATCGACACCTCCCATTTCCGCCCGCTCTCCAAACAGGCGGCACGGACAGCTCTTGGACTGCCGGAAAACAAAACTCTGATCGGCACAATCGGCCGCATTGAATTCAAACAAAAACAACAGGATTTTCTGTCACGCACTTTTTCCAACCATTGGAAAAACAGAGAAGACATGCATCTGGTTTTTACCGGGGACGGACCTGATGAGATGCGTCTGAAAGCACTGGTCAAAGAACTTGGCATTCAAAAGAAAACGTCCTTTCTTCCGTGGCAGGAAGAAAGCGCCCTGGTATATGCCGCACTTGATTTCCTGATTATCCCGTCCCGCTTTGAGGGAGTGCCTTTGGTCATGCTGGAAGCGCTCGCATGCGGCACTCCCGTTCTGGCCAGTGCCCGGGACGGAATGAAAGATCTTCTGCCGAGCTCATGGACCTTCGAAACAGAAAATGGTGACGCGCTTGCATCAACTTTTGAATATGCTTGCAGGGCTTGGAAAAACGATATTGATGTTCTTCAGAAAAAAATCAAATCGGAATACACCATCGGTGCTTTCCAGGAAAATTTTCGAAATGTGCTGCTGTCGTTTTTGCGCTGA
- a CDS encoding O-antigen ligase family protein, whose protein sequence is MAVMCFALCYPGTFDVNFLSREVYRTSSRGIELGLFDICSISLLIILIFQPNGKRFIWFPPLTIVYGFYILMTLFSWALTSGDIPVPGAAIDMYANRGVVFYSLFETSLYPLFELVKLLRGGIVFLMVVNYVQTEEHLKTLIACLMMGAILITIDALGDRYIDGHHRISGTMGHPNSLGTFMAMLGTLMFGFALFRETFFSSGTFGITTAACLASVFLTISRGALSAFIMGIWIDVSALFHRYLNAKNFTILFCGSVMALGLFYAAADTITARFLGQQDAVSDIQYRGLYNDEARLMAADHPFGVGLGNFSAYSWIKYGQKVGLHVYGTQAHNVWFLTLGELGYPGLIAFIAYWLRFLSIGLPFLFCRRKSMFYAAAAAATAAIMIGHIQFMLQLSYRQTPIYMLSKILMGIVVAAWYIDRDIRREEKQLRAAQRK, encoded by the coding sequence ATGGCAGTCATGTGTTTTGCGCTCTGTTATCCGGGAACCTTTGACGTCAACTTTTTATCCCGTGAAGTTTATCGAACGTCTTCGCGCGGCATCGAGCTGGGATTGTTCGATATTTGTTCTATATCACTGCTGATCATTTTAATCTTCCAACCGAACGGAAAGCGTTTCATCTGGTTCCCTCCTCTCACAATTGTATACGGGTTTTATATCCTGATGACTCTGTTTTCCTGGGCTCTTACCTCAGGAGACATTCCGGTTCCCGGCGCGGCGATAGATATGTATGCCAACAGAGGGGTGGTCTTTTACAGCCTCTTTGAAACCAGCCTGTATCCACTCTTCGAGCTGGTCAAACTGCTTAGAGGCGGCATTGTATTCCTAATGGTTGTAAATTACGTGCAGACAGAAGAGCATTTAAAGACACTCATTGCATGCCTAATGATGGGTGCAATCCTAATTACGATCGATGCTCTGGGAGACCGCTATATTGACGGGCATCACCGAATTTCCGGGACAATGGGACATCCAAACAGCCTAGGAACATTCATGGCCATGCTGGGCACCTTGATGTTCGGGTTTGCACTGTTTCGGGAAACCTTTTTTTCAAGCGGAACGTTCGGAATTACAACAGCGGCCTGTCTTGCCAGTGTGTTTCTGACGATTTCACGAGGAGCTCTGTCTGCCTTTATTATGGGAATCTGGATCGATGTCTCGGCCCTTTTCCACCGCTATCTGAATGCAAAGAATTTTACGATTCTGTTTTGTGGATCCGTAATGGCCCTGGGACTTTTTTATGCAGCTGCAGACACAATTACGGCACGTTTTCTGGGACAGCAGGATGCAGTCAGCGATATTCAATATCGCGGTTTGTACAACGATGAAGCCCGGCTAATGGCGGCGGATCATCCTTTCGGTGTCGGGCTCGGAAACTTTTCTGCCTACTCCTGGATTAAATATGGTCAAAAAGTTGGGCTTCACGTCTACGGAACCCAGGCTCACAACGTTTGGTTCCTGACGCTGGGAGAACTTGGCTACCCCGGACTGATCGCCTTTATTGCCTACTGGCTCCGGTTTTTATCGATCGGTCTCCCCTTTCTTTTCTGTCGCCGCAAAAGCATGTTTTATGCTGCTGCAGCGGCAGCGACTGCGGCGATCATGATCGGTCATATCCAGTTTATGCTGCAGCTCAGTTATCGCCAGACTCCCATCTACATGCTTTCAAAAATACTGATGGGGATCGTTGTCGCAGCATGGTATATTGATCGTGATATCCGCAGGGAAGAAAAACAACTGCGTGCTGCACAACGCAAATAA